The following proteins are co-located in the Colletotrichum lupini chromosome 4, complete sequence genome:
- a CDS encoding serine carboxypeptidase has product MVRVTSLAVSGLTLLTRFASAVATQADIESPDFTTLSVPEHPHHAIRIKEQSDEICNAGSRQWTGWLDTGGKHLFFWYFESLNDPENDPLSLWMTGGPGGSGLVGLMLELGPCLINDNGTGTVHNPYAWNANTSMIFVDQPAGTGLSYFDEDVTPPATSYTAAEDMNIFLRIFYQAFPGLATAPFHIVGESYGGHYIPALAAEIVSYNTGSPPPDFKVPLASVLIGNGYVSPADTTWGFYDTLCTTKPGVPEPVFNESMCGLIADALPRCMYLQQACYAFPDPIVCGAATDFCFGHVDLLYYQDVKAGGRNPFDITRPCETENICYGAGDGIEKYIKTERVLAALEVPEAVGKNFSLISMDVNERFELAGDVFLSTEKDVKYILENGVDVLVYNGDLDLACNTAGNVRWTNKLSWAGQVEFVAKELEPWFAVKKGGETVKAGMWKQVSKKMKGSKETRLAFVTVAGSGHMVPLDQPEVGLQMVRNWLSGDFGKAVKGGPEMVVQGQKEFVSLEL; this is encoded by the exons ATGGTCCGGGTTACTTCTTTAGCAGTGTCCGGACTCACGCTCCTCACTCGTTTCGCCTCCGCGGTCGCGACGCAGGCAGACATCGAGTCGCCCGATTTCACCACCCTCTCGGTGCCGGAGCACCCGCACCACGCTATCCGCATTAAGGAGCAGAGCGATGAGATATGCAACGCGGGCTCGAGGCAGTGGACCGGATGGCTAGACACTGGTGGCAAACACCTCTTCTTTT GGTATTTCGAGAGTCTAAACGATCCCGAGAATGACCCCCTCAGCCTCTGGATGACAGGCGGACCAGGCGGAAGCGGTCTCGTGGGCCTCATGCTAGAACTCGGACCTTGCCTCATCAACGACAACGGCACAGGCACAGTACACAACCCCTACGCCTGGAACGCAAACACCTCCATGATCTTCGTCGACCAGCCCGCCGGTACGGGGCTCTCCTACTTCGACGAGGACGTCACCCCGCCCGCGACGTCCTACACCGCCGCCGAGGACATGAACATCTTCCTCCGCATCTTCTACCAGGCCTTCCCCGGCCTCGCCACCGCGCCCTTCCACATCGTAGGCGAGAGCTACGGCGGGCACTACATCCCCGCCCTCGCGGCCGAGATCGTCTCCTACAACACCGGCTCCCCGCCTCCGGACTTCAAAGTCCCGCTGGCGTCGGTGCTCATCGGGAACGGCTACGTCTCGCCTGCCGACACGACGTGGGGCTTCTACGATACCCTCTGCACCACCAAGCCCGGCGTTCCGGAGCCCGTGTTTAACGAGAGCATGTGTGGGTTGATTGCCGATGCGCTGCCGCGGTGCATGTACCTCCAGCAGGCATGCTACGCCTTCCCGGACCCCATCGTCTGCGGCGCCGCGACGGACTTCTGCTTCGGGCACGTGGATCTGCTGTATTACCAGGACGTCAAGGCCGGCGGACGGAACCCGTTTGATATCACGCGGCCGTGCGAGACGGAGAATATCTGCTACGGTGCCGGGGATGGGATTGAGAAGTATATCAAGACGGAGCGGGTGCTGGCCGCGCTCGAGGTGCCCGAGGCGGTAGGCAAGAACTTTAGTCTCATTTCCATGGACGTCAACGAGCGGTTCGAGCTTGCGGGCGATGTGTTCTTGAGCACCGAGAAGGATGTCAAGTATATCCTCGAGAACGGGGTCGATGTGCTCGTGTATAACGGCGACTTGGACCTCGCGTGCAACACGGCTGGTAACGTGCGGTGGACGAATAAGTTGTCGTGGGCTGGGCAGGTTGAGTTTGTTGCTAAGGAGCTCGAGCCGTGGTTCGCTGTCAAGAAGGGAGGGGAGACGGTTAAGGCGGGCATGTGGAAGCAGGTTTCTAAGAAAATGAAGGGGAGTAAGGAGACGAGGCTTGCGTTTGTGACTGTTGCGGGGTCGGGGCATATGGTGCCGTTGGACCAGCCTGAAGTTGGGTTGCAGATGGTGAGGAATTGGTTGTCTGGGGATTTTGGCAAGGCTGTGAAGGGTGGTCCGGAGATGGTGGTCCAGGGCCAGAAGGAATTCGTGTCTTTGGAGTTGTAG